A stretch of Brachyhypopomus gauderio isolate BG-103 chromosome 3, BGAUD_0.2, whole genome shotgun sequence DNA encodes these proteins:
- the ccdc180 gene encoding coiled-coil domain-containing protein 180 isoform X1 — protein MAEARVVPSGKVYRQLFDAQVNLSLSLHESRRSRVANEGCLSGDGPASRDTDSSPHRDRVGSHTHVASRTQLFSDTGPVKSEDWNDYEEICGLPDNIVSAKKGSDIIERLKEKKQKDHTEVLSRLQGDLSAVSVGYESLLRRTAEDMLLKLSEYDDNVEKLLQNTENVADLEAFSYQDLHEIWNTFSLESTRRRKHIQELDETLLKYENERATVISALLRKYVMKLEKISYVMPSDVHRLIDSEAMMINQALLANRRALAKLNLNLMEKNLQKEIVHRQKWETKLQDWKRIKVLAAVNQFRNAMKSPEIQSPESVEETLMTMRTTQQVYSQQRIQILEQIRNLTPPRCSTSLAAEWHSSLSSVNEQIDCMHIETMKKLHKCYENTWQGCLPKVEHFKNELSTYGFTPDEIQDLVNAELLPVIDKLQTGGEERLSVMDKAFEDLAKTATVLSKSLFEFVHGAAHLWDVHRAGLQKREQQLQDQLEEVRSSFELDNQKKEAHLDVMMDKLRQESTEEALKAALEKIITFLEEVKNGYVMHYKEEVDTLESYPAMVLEELHTYRSAVSRYFGIKEVSLQSLEELHVLYPTLMLDTSQISNIKRKKKIVSLENKCPNDSDLSEDEPDYFPQESRDTQTCETFTTAKGNVLSFQSFATPCDGEADSNLEEVKLALYPKSLVAELQKVVREEFFSHLEERYHAVLNNTVTIMEAKREELKSKLELRLHLHQPRAKRIEMDIHNVRAAELVLHRDRVDRHCRGIVQALAKLRTDFSELQIRQHAITEDFRSQIHSMEDTFNSATKSDKLVKLSASLQTNFAEHMNVIQESQRHFRQDVEVKCEGLREANAKFMKSFKLFSEGGNFTPKEIEVYQKRLEKMAKRINSTDKALMLEMEGTESRRLEQAKDIISRFEEKLHSLTVDVTFLEKIQGVLTNTQVQIKAEAFKSNMWKKTINTMISELEETINACAQPSPGTRVVTPGDLSSLTTSLIEELRKRCHYLDCFLDPSMAIALPDTPLQGAFAVAARPRSRKEKVGSAARDPLLQPSRMGVAFIEDAAVGVIKALLRRDKPEETSAVLPHSSPASLTGPGRPTSSVGSGQRSGNSHSQSALDTLGMKSAECVSVKRFSKPTRLDKRFQVFGTKPEDQENTLTFKGCIDNILWEANDTLLRVAEDFYKRKERRPVSRPQYIQDSFEQCAEEINKRLLLYQSQSQEYHSRCVQEFRQQLKAIEEKICEMPAVVLTKLSARHSDDLNRSVTFVRRQFEQANQQCEQKKSTHSRQLRVRLSHPACEEQLSRLVRAEENRQEEQRRTVQGTRLQLEACIRKHADEFVTALAVLSENLLFQLDNILTVDEVKGGLAERKQENFTTLVRQKQSGISQEEEKTRALVERGRRTWPGVHYFGDTEGSSDNQQQRHTATITTAKTTVGHLKTIDVRNALHKSYKQRVTEELERVEKTSKELEAELLHWEEHWRNQLKILSTLNSE, from the exons ATGGCGGAGGCCCGGGTGGTTCCGAGCGGAAAGGTGTACCGACAACTGTTCGATGCCCAG GTTAATTTGTCGTTGTCTCTTCACGAATCTCGGAGGAGTCGTGTCGCCAATGAAGGCTGTCTCAGCGGTGACGGTCCTGCGAGCAGGGACACGGACAGCAGTCCTCACCGGGACCGTGTAGGGAGTCACACTCATGTGGCTTCAAG GACTCAGCTATTTTCAGACACTGGGCCAGTTAAAAGTGAGGACTGGAATGATTATGAAGAGATCTGTGGACTGCCTGATAACATTG TGTCAGCAAAGAAAGGCTCCGACATCATTGAAAGACTTAAGGAGAAAAAACAGAAGGATCACACAGAAGTTCTTTCTCGGCTTCAGGGGGATCTTTCTGCAGTCAGTGTG GGCTATGAATCGTTGCTCAGACGGACTGCAGAAGACATGCTTCTTAAACTTTCAGAATATGATGACAATGTGGAGAAActtctgcagaacacagaaAATGTTGCAGATTTAGAAGCCTTTAGTTACCAG GATCTGCATGAGATTTGGAACACTTTTAGCCTCGAGTCAACTAGGAGGAGAAAGCACATACAGGAGCTGGATGAGACACTCCTGAAATATGAGAATGAACGAGCGACAGTG ATTTCAGCATTACTAAGAAAATACGTGATGAAACTTGAAAAAATCAGTTATGTGATGCCCAGTGACGTCCATCGGCTGATTGACAGTGAAGCTATG ATGATAAACCAAGCATTACTGGCAAATAGACGAGCTTTGGCCAAACTGAATTTGAACTTGATGGAGAAGAATCTGCAGAAAGAGATTGTGCATCGGCAGAAATGGGAGACCAAGCTTCAGGACTGGAAGAGAATCAAAGTTCTTGCTGCAGTCAACCAGTTCAG AAATGCCATGAAGAGTCCTGAAATTCAAAGCCCTGAGAGTGTTGAAGAGACTCTGATGACCATGAGGACGACACAGCAAGTGTACAGTCAACAGCGCATCCAAATACTTGAACAAATCAG AAATTTGACTCCTCCAAGATGCTCCACGTCATTAGCTGCTGAATGGCACTCTTCCTTGTCTTCAGTCAATGAGCAAATTG ATTGCATGCACATTGAAACCATGAAAAAACTACATAAATGTTATGAGAATACCTGGCAGGGCTGTTTGCCTAAAGTTGAACACTTTAAG AATGAATTATCTACCTATGGATTCACACCAGATGAGATACAGGACCttgttaatgctgaactgttgCCTGTAATTGACAAGTtgcagacaggaggagaggagcgtTTATCAGTAATGGAT AAGGCCTTTGAGGATTTGGCCAAGACTGCCACAGTTTTGAGTAAGTCGCTGTTTGAGTTTGTGCACGGTGCTGCTCACCTCTGGGATGTGCACAGAGCCGGGCTCCAGAAACGAGAGCAGCAGTTGCAGGATCAGCTCGAGGAGGTCCGAAGCAGCTTTGAGCTGGACAACCAG AAGAAAGAGGCTCACCTGGATGTGATGATGGACAAACTCAGGCAGGAGAGCACAGAGGAGGCCCTCAAAGCTGCACTAGAGAAGATCATTACTTTTTTAGAGGAAGTTAAGAATGG ATATGTCATGCACTATAAGGAGGAAGTTGACACGTTGGAAAGTTATCCTGCAATGGTTCTGGAAGAACTACACACATACCGCTCAGCAGTCAGCCGTTACTTCGGTATCAAAGAAGTTTCCCTCCAG AGTCTGGAGGAACTTCACGTGCTTTATCCCACGCTTATGCTGG acaCCAGTCAGATTTCCAATATTAAGAGGAAGAAAAAAATTGTAAGTCTGGAGAACAAGTGTCCTAATGATTCAGACCTCTCTGAG GATGAGCCTGATTATTTCCCACAAGAATCCCGTGACACTCAAACCTGTGAAACTTTCACAACTGCAAAGGGAAATGTGTTGAGTTTCCAGAGTTTTGCGACACCATGTGATGGAGAAGCTGATTCAAATCTAGAGGAAGTTAAGCTGGCATTATACCCAAAAAGTCTTGTGGCCGAATTGCAAAAAGT TGTGAGAGAGGAATTCTTCAGTCACCTGGAAGAGAGATATCACGCAGTTCTAAATAACACAGTGACCATCATGGAAGCCAAGAGGGAGGAGTTAAAGTCTAAACTAGAGCTccgcctccacctccaccagcctCGAGCCAAGAGGATTGAGATGGATATTCACAATGTCAGAGCAG CTGAACTGGTGTTGCATCGAGACCGTGTGGACAGACACTGCAGAGGTATTGTACAGGCCTTAGCTAAACTTCGCACTGACTTCAGTGAGCTGCAGATCAGACAACACGCAATAACTGAAGACTTTCGCAGTCAAATCCACAGCATGGAGGATACTTTTAACAGTGCTACCAAATCTGATAA GCTTGTGAAACTCAGTGCTTCGCTACAAACCAACTTTGCTGAGCACATGAATGTCATTCAAGAATCACAGAGGCACTTCAGACAAGATGTGGAGGTCAAATGTGAAGGCCTCAGAGAAGCCAATGCAAAATTTATGAAATCTTTCAA GTTGTTTTCTGAAGGAGGAAATTTCACTCCCAAAGAGATTGAGGTGTATCAAAAGCGTCTAGAGAAGATGGCCAAACGCATCAACTCGACTGACAAGGCCCTAATGTTGGAGATGGAGGGAACAGAGTCCAGGCGTCTGGAACAG GCAAAAGACATAATCAGCAGGTTTGAAGAGAAGCTTCACTCTCTGACAGTGGATGTAACGTTTCTTGAGAAAATTCAAGGagttctcacaaacacacaggtccAGATTAAAGCAGAG GCCTTCAAGAGTAACATGTGGAAAAAAACTATCAACACTATGATTAGTGAACTGGAAGAAACGATTAATGCCTGTGCCCAACCCAGTCCAGGCACGAGG GTTGTAACACCAGGTGACCTTTCCAGCTTAACAACTTCTCTGATAGAAGAACTAAGAAAGAGATGCCATTATCTTGACTGTTTTTTG GACCCTTCTATGGCCATTGCACTTCCAGACACTCCCCTGCAGGGGGCGTTTGCCGTGGCTGCTCGTCCACGGTCTCGTAAGGAGAAGGTAGGAAGTGCAGCCAGGGACCCCCTCCTGCAGCCCAGCCGCATGGGTGTTGCCTTCATAGAAGATGCGGCTGTGGGCGTGATCAAGGCTCTGCTCAG GAGAGACAAACCTGAAGAGACCAGTGCAGTTCTTCCACACAGTAGCCCAGCGTCCTTAACAG GCCCTGGTAGACCAACCTCTTCTGTGGggtcaggtcaaaggtcaggaaACAGTCACAGCCAGTCTGCCCTGGATACCCTGGGCATGAAATCGGCCGAGTGTGTCAG TGTGAAGAGATTCTCCAAACCTACTCGGCTTGATAAGAGATTCCAAGTGTTTGGCACTAAACCTGAAGATCAGGAGAACAC TCTTACGTTTAAAGGTTGCATTGACAACATCCTGTGGGAGGCCAATGATACCCTTCTGCGGGTGGCTGAG GATTTTTACAAGAGGAAAGAGCGCCGCCCTGTCAGCCGTCCGCAGTACATACAGGATTCGTTTGAGCAATGCGCAGAAGAGATTAACAAGAGGCTGCTGCTCTACCAGAGCCAGTCACAGGAGTATCACAGCCGCTGTGTGCAAG AGTTCCGACAGCAGTTGAAGGCAATAGAGGAGAAGATCTGTGAGATGCCCGCGGTGGTCCTCACCAAACTGAGCGCTCGGCATTCGGACGATCTGAATCGGAGCGTGACGTTTGTCCGACGGCAGTTTGAGCAAGCTAACCAACAGTGTGAGCAAAAGAAG AGCACGCACAGCAGACAGCTACGTGTGCGTCTCAGCCACCCGGCTTGTGAGGAGCAGCTGAGCAGGCTGGTTCGGGCTGAAGAGAACAGGCAGGAGGAACAGAGACGGACTGTTCAAGGCACCAGACTGCAGCTCGAG GCATGCATTAGAAAACACGCTGACGAGTTTGTGACTGCTCTAGCCGTTTTGTCAGAGAACCTGCTCTTCCAATTGGACAACATCCTGACTGTTGATGAGGTCAAAGGTGGAT TGGCTGAACGAAAGCAGGAAAATTTCACAACCCTTGTTCGTCAGAAACAATCTGGTATCTCGCAGGAAGAGGAGAAAACCAGAGCTCTAGTAGAGAGAGGCAGGAG GACTTGGCCAGGTGTCCACTACTTTGGAGACACTGAGGGCTCATCTGATAACCAGCAACAGCGACATACAGCCACCATCACTACAGCTAAAACCACAGTGGGGCATCTTAAGACTATTGACGTTCGAAATGCATTACATAAG AGCTATAAGCAGAGGGTGACAGAGGagctggagagggtggagaagacCAGCAAAGAGCTGGAGGCAGAGCTACTGCACTGGGAGGAGCACTGGAGGAACCAGCTAAAGATCCTCTCCACACTCAACTCAGAATGA
- the ccdc180 gene encoding coiled-coil domain-containing protein 180 isoform X2: MPRLICRCLFTNLGGVVSPMKAVSAVTVLRAGTRTAVLTGTVTQLFSDTGPVKSEDWNDYEEICGLPDNIVSAKKGSDIIERLKEKKQKDHTEVLSRLQGDLSAVSVGYESLLRRTAEDMLLKLSEYDDNVEKLLQNTENVADLEAFSYQDLHEIWNTFSLESTRRRKHIQELDETLLKYENERATVISALLRKYVMKLEKISYVMPSDVHRLIDSEAMMINQALLANRRALAKLNLNLMEKNLQKEIVHRQKWETKLQDWKRIKVLAAVNQFRNAMKSPEIQSPESVEETLMTMRTTQQVYSQQRIQILEQIRNLTPPRCSTSLAAEWHSSLSSVNEQIDCMHIETMKKLHKCYENTWQGCLPKVEHFKNELSTYGFTPDEIQDLVNAELLPVIDKLQTGGEERLSVMDKAFEDLAKTATVLSKSLFEFVHGAAHLWDVHRAGLQKREQQLQDQLEEVRSSFELDNQKKEAHLDVMMDKLRQESTEEALKAALEKIITFLEEVKNGYVMHYKEEVDTLESYPAMVLEELHTYRSAVSRYFGIKEVSLQSLEELHVLYPTLMLDTSQISNIKRKKKIVSLENKCPNDSDLSEDEPDYFPQESRDTQTCETFTTAKGNVLSFQSFATPCDGEADSNLEEVKLALYPKSLVAELQKVVREEFFSHLEERYHAVLNNTVTIMEAKREELKSKLELRLHLHQPRAKRIEMDIHNVRAAELVLHRDRVDRHCRGIVQALAKLRTDFSELQIRQHAITEDFRSQIHSMEDTFNSATKSDKLVKLSASLQTNFAEHMNVIQESQRHFRQDVEVKCEGLREANAKFMKSFKLFSEGGNFTPKEIEVYQKRLEKMAKRINSTDKALMLEMEGTESRRLEQAKDIISRFEEKLHSLTVDVTFLEKIQGVLTNTQVQIKAEAFKSNMWKKTINTMISELEETINACAQPSPGTRVVTPGDLSSLTTSLIEELRKRCHYLDCFLDPSMAIALPDTPLQGAFAVAARPRSRKEKVGSAARDPLLQPSRMGVAFIEDAAVGVIKALLRRDKPEETSAVLPHSSPASLTGPGRPTSSVGSGQRSGNSHSQSALDTLGMKSAECVSVKRFSKPTRLDKRFQVFGTKPEDQENTLTFKGCIDNILWEANDTLLRVAEDFYKRKERRPVSRPQYIQDSFEQCAEEINKRLLLYQSQSQEYHSRCVQEFRQQLKAIEEKICEMPAVVLTKLSARHSDDLNRSVTFVRRQFEQANQQCEQKKSTHSRQLRVRLSHPACEEQLSRLVRAEENRQEEQRRTVQGTRLQLEACIRKHADEFVTALAVLSENLLFQLDNILTVDEVKGGLAERKQENFTTLVRQKQSGISQEEEKTRALVERGRRTWPGVHYFGDTEGSSDNQQQRHTATITTAKTTVGHLKTIDVRNALHKSYKQRVTEELERVEKTSKELEAELLHWEEHWRNQLKILSTLNSE, encoded by the exons ATGCCCAG GTTAATTTGTCGTTGTCTCTTCACGAATCTCGGAGGAGTCGTGTCGCCAATGAAGGCTGTCTCAGCGGTGACGGTCCTGCGAGCAGGGACACGGACAGCAGTCCTCACCGGGACCGT GACTCAGCTATTTTCAGACACTGGGCCAGTTAAAAGTGAGGACTGGAATGATTATGAAGAGATCTGTGGACTGCCTGATAACATTG TGTCAGCAAAGAAAGGCTCCGACATCATTGAAAGACTTAAGGAGAAAAAACAGAAGGATCACACAGAAGTTCTTTCTCGGCTTCAGGGGGATCTTTCTGCAGTCAGTGTG GGCTATGAATCGTTGCTCAGACGGACTGCAGAAGACATGCTTCTTAAACTTTCAGAATATGATGACAATGTGGAGAAActtctgcagaacacagaaAATGTTGCAGATTTAGAAGCCTTTAGTTACCAG GATCTGCATGAGATTTGGAACACTTTTAGCCTCGAGTCAACTAGGAGGAGAAAGCACATACAGGAGCTGGATGAGACACTCCTGAAATATGAGAATGAACGAGCGACAGTG ATTTCAGCATTACTAAGAAAATACGTGATGAAACTTGAAAAAATCAGTTATGTGATGCCCAGTGACGTCCATCGGCTGATTGACAGTGAAGCTATG ATGATAAACCAAGCATTACTGGCAAATAGACGAGCTTTGGCCAAACTGAATTTGAACTTGATGGAGAAGAATCTGCAGAAAGAGATTGTGCATCGGCAGAAATGGGAGACCAAGCTTCAGGACTGGAAGAGAATCAAAGTTCTTGCTGCAGTCAACCAGTTCAG AAATGCCATGAAGAGTCCTGAAATTCAAAGCCCTGAGAGTGTTGAAGAGACTCTGATGACCATGAGGACGACACAGCAAGTGTACAGTCAACAGCGCATCCAAATACTTGAACAAATCAG AAATTTGACTCCTCCAAGATGCTCCACGTCATTAGCTGCTGAATGGCACTCTTCCTTGTCTTCAGTCAATGAGCAAATTG ATTGCATGCACATTGAAACCATGAAAAAACTACATAAATGTTATGAGAATACCTGGCAGGGCTGTTTGCCTAAAGTTGAACACTTTAAG AATGAATTATCTACCTATGGATTCACACCAGATGAGATACAGGACCttgttaatgctgaactgttgCCTGTAATTGACAAGTtgcagacaggaggagaggagcgtTTATCAGTAATGGAT AAGGCCTTTGAGGATTTGGCCAAGACTGCCACAGTTTTGAGTAAGTCGCTGTTTGAGTTTGTGCACGGTGCTGCTCACCTCTGGGATGTGCACAGAGCCGGGCTCCAGAAACGAGAGCAGCAGTTGCAGGATCAGCTCGAGGAGGTCCGAAGCAGCTTTGAGCTGGACAACCAG AAGAAAGAGGCTCACCTGGATGTGATGATGGACAAACTCAGGCAGGAGAGCACAGAGGAGGCCCTCAAAGCTGCACTAGAGAAGATCATTACTTTTTTAGAGGAAGTTAAGAATGG ATATGTCATGCACTATAAGGAGGAAGTTGACACGTTGGAAAGTTATCCTGCAATGGTTCTGGAAGAACTACACACATACCGCTCAGCAGTCAGCCGTTACTTCGGTATCAAAGAAGTTTCCCTCCAG AGTCTGGAGGAACTTCACGTGCTTTATCCCACGCTTATGCTGG acaCCAGTCAGATTTCCAATATTAAGAGGAAGAAAAAAATTGTAAGTCTGGAGAACAAGTGTCCTAATGATTCAGACCTCTCTGAG GATGAGCCTGATTATTTCCCACAAGAATCCCGTGACACTCAAACCTGTGAAACTTTCACAACTGCAAAGGGAAATGTGTTGAGTTTCCAGAGTTTTGCGACACCATGTGATGGAGAAGCTGATTCAAATCTAGAGGAAGTTAAGCTGGCATTATACCCAAAAAGTCTTGTGGCCGAATTGCAAAAAGT TGTGAGAGAGGAATTCTTCAGTCACCTGGAAGAGAGATATCACGCAGTTCTAAATAACACAGTGACCATCATGGAAGCCAAGAGGGAGGAGTTAAAGTCTAAACTAGAGCTccgcctccacctccaccagcctCGAGCCAAGAGGATTGAGATGGATATTCACAATGTCAGAGCAG CTGAACTGGTGTTGCATCGAGACCGTGTGGACAGACACTGCAGAGGTATTGTACAGGCCTTAGCTAAACTTCGCACTGACTTCAGTGAGCTGCAGATCAGACAACACGCAATAACTGAAGACTTTCGCAGTCAAATCCACAGCATGGAGGATACTTTTAACAGTGCTACCAAATCTGATAA GCTTGTGAAACTCAGTGCTTCGCTACAAACCAACTTTGCTGAGCACATGAATGTCATTCAAGAATCACAGAGGCACTTCAGACAAGATGTGGAGGTCAAATGTGAAGGCCTCAGAGAAGCCAATGCAAAATTTATGAAATCTTTCAA GTTGTTTTCTGAAGGAGGAAATTTCACTCCCAAAGAGATTGAGGTGTATCAAAAGCGTCTAGAGAAGATGGCCAAACGCATCAACTCGACTGACAAGGCCCTAATGTTGGAGATGGAGGGAACAGAGTCCAGGCGTCTGGAACAG GCAAAAGACATAATCAGCAGGTTTGAAGAGAAGCTTCACTCTCTGACAGTGGATGTAACGTTTCTTGAGAAAATTCAAGGagttctcacaaacacacaggtccAGATTAAAGCAGAG GCCTTCAAGAGTAACATGTGGAAAAAAACTATCAACACTATGATTAGTGAACTGGAAGAAACGATTAATGCCTGTGCCCAACCCAGTCCAGGCACGAGG GTTGTAACACCAGGTGACCTTTCCAGCTTAACAACTTCTCTGATAGAAGAACTAAGAAAGAGATGCCATTATCTTGACTGTTTTTTG GACCCTTCTATGGCCATTGCACTTCCAGACACTCCCCTGCAGGGGGCGTTTGCCGTGGCTGCTCGTCCACGGTCTCGTAAGGAGAAGGTAGGAAGTGCAGCCAGGGACCCCCTCCTGCAGCCCAGCCGCATGGGTGTTGCCTTCATAGAAGATGCGGCTGTGGGCGTGATCAAGGCTCTGCTCAG GAGAGACAAACCTGAAGAGACCAGTGCAGTTCTTCCACACAGTAGCCCAGCGTCCTTAACAG GCCCTGGTAGACCAACCTCTTCTGTGGggtcaggtcaaaggtcaggaaACAGTCACAGCCAGTCTGCCCTGGATACCCTGGGCATGAAATCGGCCGAGTGTGTCAG TGTGAAGAGATTCTCCAAACCTACTCGGCTTGATAAGAGATTCCAAGTGTTTGGCACTAAACCTGAAGATCAGGAGAACAC TCTTACGTTTAAAGGTTGCATTGACAACATCCTGTGGGAGGCCAATGATACCCTTCTGCGGGTGGCTGAG GATTTTTACAAGAGGAAAGAGCGCCGCCCTGTCAGCCGTCCGCAGTACATACAGGATTCGTTTGAGCAATGCGCAGAAGAGATTAACAAGAGGCTGCTGCTCTACCAGAGCCAGTCACAGGAGTATCACAGCCGCTGTGTGCAAG AGTTCCGACAGCAGTTGAAGGCAATAGAGGAGAAGATCTGTGAGATGCCCGCGGTGGTCCTCACCAAACTGAGCGCTCGGCATTCGGACGATCTGAATCGGAGCGTGACGTTTGTCCGACGGCAGTTTGAGCAAGCTAACCAACAGTGTGAGCAAAAGAAG AGCACGCACAGCAGACAGCTACGTGTGCGTCTCAGCCACCCGGCTTGTGAGGAGCAGCTGAGCAGGCTGGTTCGGGCTGAAGAGAACAGGCAGGAGGAACAGAGACGGACTGTTCAAGGCACCAGACTGCAGCTCGAG GCATGCATTAGAAAACACGCTGACGAGTTTGTGACTGCTCTAGCCGTTTTGTCAGAGAACCTGCTCTTCCAATTGGACAACATCCTGACTGTTGATGAGGTCAAAGGTGGAT TGGCTGAACGAAAGCAGGAAAATTTCACAACCCTTGTTCGTCAGAAACAATCTGGTATCTCGCAGGAAGAGGAGAAAACCAGAGCTCTAGTAGAGAGAGGCAGGAG GACTTGGCCAGGTGTCCACTACTTTGGAGACACTGAGGGCTCATCTGATAACCAGCAACAGCGACATACAGCCACCATCACTACAGCTAAAACCACAGTGGGGCATCTTAAGACTATTGACGTTCGAAATGCATTACATAAG AGCTATAAGCAGAGGGTGACAGAGGagctggagagggtggagaagacCAGCAAAGAGCTGGAGGCAGAGCTACTGCACTGGGAGGAGCACTGGAGGAACCAGCTAAAGATCCTCTCCACACTCAACTCAGAATGA